Proteins encoded in a region of the Streptomyces sp. NBC_00513 genome:
- the lepA gene encoding translation elongation factor 4, whose amino-acid sequence MPAIPSHVPEPSRTDPALIRNFCIIAHIDHGKSTLADRMLQLTGVVDSRQMRAQYLDRMDIERERGITIKSQAVRLPWAPNTGEDEGKTHVLNMIDTPGHVDFTYEVSRSLAACEGTVLLVDAAQGIEAQTLANLYLAMEKDLAIVPVLNKIDLPAAQPEKFAEELANLVGCQPEDVLRVSAKTGLGVDALLDKIVATVPAPVGPKDAPARAMIFDSVYDSYRGVVTYVRVVDGQLNKRERIRMMSTGATHELLEIGVSSPEMTPSDGIGVGEVGYIITGVKDVRQSKVGDTITSLHNGATEALGGYKDPRPMVFSGLYPLDGSDYPDLREALDKLQLNDAALVYEPETSAALGFGFRVGFLGLLHLDVVRERLEREFGLDLIATAPNVIYRVVLEDGKEVNVTNPSEFPEGKISDVFEPVVRATLLAPSEFIGAIMELCQQRRGTLLGMDYLSEDRVEIRYTLPLAEIVFDFFDQLKSKTRGYASLDYEPTGEQASGLVKVDILLHGDKVDAFSAVTHKDAAYAYGVRLVAKLRELIPRQAFEIPIQAAVGSRVIARETIRAIRKDVLAKCYGGDISRKRKLLEKQKEGKKRMKMVGSVEVPQEAFIAVLSSDESGKKK is encoded by the coding sequence GTGCCCGCGATCCCCAGCCACGTGCCCGAGCCGAGCCGTACCGACCCGGCGCTGATCCGCAATTTCTGCATCATCGCGCACATCGACCACGGCAAGTCGACGCTTGCCGACCGGATGCTCCAGCTCACCGGTGTGGTGGACTCGCGGCAGATGCGCGCCCAGTACCTCGACCGCATGGACATCGAGCGTGAGCGCGGCATCACGATCAAGTCCCAGGCGGTCCGTCTGCCCTGGGCACCGAACACGGGCGAGGACGAGGGCAAGACCCACGTCCTCAACATGATCGACACCCCGGGGCACGTCGACTTCACCTACGAGGTCTCGCGCTCCCTCGCCGCCTGCGAGGGCACGGTCCTGCTCGTGGACGCCGCGCAGGGCATCGAGGCCCAGACCCTCGCCAACCTGTACCTGGCGATGGAGAAGGACCTCGCGATCGTCCCCGTGCTGAACAAGATCGACCTGCCGGCCGCCCAGCCGGAGAAGTTCGCCGAGGAGCTCGCGAACCTGGTCGGCTGCCAGCCCGAGGACGTGCTGCGGGTCTCCGCGAAGACCGGTCTCGGCGTGGACGCGCTGCTCGACAAGATCGTCGCCACGGTTCCGGCCCCGGTCGGTCCCAAGGACGCCCCGGCCCGCGCGATGATCTTCGACTCGGTCTACGACTCGTACCGGGGTGTCGTCACCTACGTGCGTGTCGTGGACGGTCAGCTCAACAAGCGCGAGCGCATCCGGATGATGTCCACCGGCGCGACCCACGAGCTGTTGGAGATCGGCGTCTCCTCCCCGGAGATGACCCCCTCCGACGGCATCGGCGTCGGCGAGGTCGGCTACATCATCACCGGCGTGAAGGACGTCCGTCAGTCCAAGGTCGGTGACACCATCACCAGCCTGCACAACGGCGCGACCGAGGCCCTCGGCGGCTACAAGGACCCGCGTCCGATGGTCTTCTCGGGCCTGTACCCGCTCGACGGTTCGGACTACCCCGACCTGCGCGAGGCCCTCGACAAGCTCCAGCTCAACGACGCCGCGCTCGTCTACGAGCCGGAGACCTCGGCGGCGCTGGGCTTCGGCTTCCGCGTGGGCTTCCTCGGCCTGCTGCACCTGGACGTGGTCCGCGAGCGCCTGGAGCGCGAGTTCGGCCTCGACCTGATCGCCACCGCGCCCAACGTGATCTACCGCGTCGTCCTGGAGGACGGCAAGGAGGTCAACGTCACCAACCCGAGCGAGTTCCCCGAGGGCAAGATCTCGGACGTGTTCGAGCCGGTCGTGCGGGCCACCCTGCTCGCGCCCTCCGAGTTCATCGGCGCGATCATGGAGCTCTGCCAGCAGCGCCGCGGCACGCTCCTCGGGATGGACTACCTCTCCGAGGACCGGGTCGAGATCCGCTACACGCTCCCTCTCGCGGAGATCGTGTTCGACTTCTTCGACCAGCTGAAGTCCAAGACGCGCGGTTACGCCTCCCTCGACTACGAGCCCACCGGCGAGCAGGCCTCCGGGCTGGTCAAGGTCGACATCCTGCTGCACGGCGACAAGGTCGACGCCTTCTCCGCCGTCACGCACAAGGACGCCGCCTACGCCTACGGCGTGCGCCTGGTCGCGAAGCTGCGCGAGCTCATCCCGCGCCAGGCCTTCGAGATCCCGATCCAGGCGGCCGTCGGCTCCCGCGTCATCGCCCGCGAGACCATCCGCGCCATCCGCAAGGACGTCCTCGCCAAGTGCTACGGCGGTGACATCTCCCGTAAGCGGAAGCTGCTGGAGAAGCAGAAGGAAGGCAAGAAGCGGATGAAGATGGTCGGCTCCGTGGAGGTCCCGCAGGAGGCCTTCATCGCCGTCCTCTCCAGCGACGAGTCCGGCAAGAAGAAGTAG
- the rpsT gene encoding 30S ribosomal protein S20 has translation MANIKSQIKRNKTNEKARLRNKAVKSSLKTAIRKAREAVAAGDVEKATLASRDASRALDKAVSKGVIHKNAAANKKSALAIKVASLQG, from the coding sequence GTGGCGAACATCAAGTCCCAGATCAAGCGGAACAAGACGAACGAGAAGGCGCGCCTGCGCAACAAGGCCGTCAAGTCCTCGCTCAAGACCGCGATCCGCAAGGCCCGCGAGGCCGTGGCCGCGGGCGACGTCGAGAAGGCCACCCTGGCTTCCCGCGACGCTTCGCGTGCGCTCGACAAGGCTGTCTCGAAGGGTGTCATCCACAAGAACGCCGCCGCCAACAAGAAGTCGGCGCTGGCGATCAAGGTTGCCTCCCTCCAGGGCTGA
- a CDS encoding protein phosphatase: MTEPWNSTDVGVLRLPSGRLVRGRGLSRPLPPGQEPTYAVYLLGSPPPEVAWDAEWLRWPDFRLPSDRSHARELLILAWERAATDRVELACAGGRGRTGTALACIAVLDGVPAERAVEFVRRHHHPRAVETPWQKRYVRRFEGPPSRPTRAASTDRI; this comes from the coding sequence ATGACCGAGCCCTGGAACTCGACCGACGTGGGGGTCCTGCGCCTCCCCTCGGGGCGGCTCGTCCGAGGGCGTGGACTCAGCCGGCCCCTTCCGCCCGGCCAGGAACCGACGTACGCCGTGTACCTGCTGGGCTCGCCGCCACCCGAGGTCGCCTGGGACGCCGAGTGGCTGCGCTGGCCCGACTTCCGGCTCCCCTCCGACCGATCCCACGCCCGTGAACTCCTCATCCTGGCCTGGGAGCGCGCGGCCACGGACCGCGTCGAACTCGCCTGCGCGGGCGGCCGCGGTCGTACGGGAACGGCCTTGGCCTGCATCGCGGTGTTGGACGGCGTCCCGGCGGAACGAGCGGTGGAGTTCGTCCGTCGCCATCACCACCCCCGGGCCGTCGAAACGCCTTGGCAGAAGCGCTACGTCCGCCGCTTCGAGGGGCCGCCCTCACGACCGACGCGAGCCGCCTCCACCGACCGGATCTGA
- the holA gene encoding DNA polymerase III subunit delta yields MATRKNSTDDPLAPLTLAVGQEDLLLDRAVREVVMAARAADADTDVRDLSSEQLQPGTLAELTSPSLFSERKVLVVRNAHDLSADTVKEVKAYLTAPYEEIVLVLLHAGGVKGKGLLDAARKAGAREVACPKMTKAADRLSFVRGEFRTLGRAATPEACQNLVDAIGSDLRELASAAAQLCADVEGTIDEAVVGRYYTGRAEASSFTVADRAVEGRAAEALEALRWSLSTGVAPVLITSALAQAVRAIGKLASAPRGARPGDLARDLGMPPWKIDRVRQQMRGWSADAVSDALRAVAAADAGVKGGGDDPEYALEKAVVAVARAARPNRR; encoded by the coding sequence ATGGCCACCAGGAAGAACTCCACCGACGATCCGCTCGCCCCGCTCACCCTCGCGGTGGGGCAGGAGGATCTGCTGCTCGACCGCGCGGTCCGGGAAGTGGTGATGGCGGCTCGTGCCGCCGATGCCGACACCGACGTGCGGGACCTCTCCTCCGAGCAGCTCCAGCCCGGCACGCTGGCCGAGCTGACCAGCCCCTCGCTGTTCTCCGAGCGCAAGGTCCTGGTCGTGCGGAACGCGCACGACCTGTCCGCGGACACGGTGAAGGAGGTCAAGGCGTACCTCACGGCCCCGTACGAGGAGATCGTCCTCGTCCTCCTCCACGCCGGCGGCGTCAAGGGCAAGGGGCTGCTGGACGCGGCACGCAAGGCGGGTGCCCGCGAGGTCGCCTGCCCGAAGATGACGAAGGCCGCGGACCGCCTGTCCTTCGTGCGGGGGGAGTTCCGGACACTGGGACGTGCGGCCACCCCCGAGGCCTGCCAGAACCTGGTCGACGCCATCGGCAGCGACCTGCGGGAGCTGGCGAGCGCCGCCGCGCAACTCTGCGCGGACGTCGAGGGCACCATCGACGAGGCCGTGGTCGGGCGCTACTACACCGGTCGCGCCGAGGCCTCCAGCTTCACGGTCGCCGACCGGGCGGTCGAGGGGCGTGCGGCCGAGGCCCTCGAAGCCCTGCGCTGGTCGCTGTCCACCGGAGTGGCGCCGGTACTGATCACCAGCGCCCTGGCCCAGGCCGTCCGAGCCATCGGCAAGCTCGCCTCCGCCCCGCGCGGGGCCCGCCCCGGGGACCTCGCCCGGGACCTGGGCATGCCGCCGTGGAAGATCGACCGGGTCAGGCAGCAGATGCGCGGCTGGTCGGCGGACGCCGTCTCGGACGCCCTGCGCGCGGTGGCCGCGGCCGACGCGGGCGTGAAGGGCGGCGGCGACGACCCGGAGTACGCGCTGGAGAAGGCGGTCGTGGCGGTGGCCCGGGCGGCCCGCCCGAACCGCCGGTAG
- a CDS encoding YceI family protein: protein MFGRRRGMETAGSAGSQTTATLALPHTARLLSCRVLDTVHQPIRQAKFEVTDPIGRRVVSGETDPYGGFTAAMPEGEYRLSVTAEGYAPFHGATLVGDPAQPGTAEIILDAVEPPLLPAPGHWELDPTHSSIGFTARHIGFARIHGRFSTFAGAVRIAERMEDSSMRVIIDAASIDTGLRMRDDHLRSADFLDAARHPTVEFYSERFIHRSGSRWAVAGALTLHGVSRSVTLDTQYLGHGTGLEGEPRAACRATAELQREDFTLNWQSMLAHGIAAIGSSVEVDLDIQIVHKA from the coding sequence ATGTTCGGACGCCGACGGGGGATGGAGACGGCCGGAAGCGCCGGCTCCCAGACGACCGCCACACTCGCGCTCCCGCACACCGCGCGACTGTTGAGCTGTCGCGTTCTCGATACGGTCCACCAGCCCATCCGGCAAGCGAAGTTCGAGGTCACCGACCCGATCGGCCGACGCGTCGTCAGCGGCGAGACCGATCCGTACGGCGGGTTCACCGCAGCCATGCCCGAGGGGGAGTACCGGCTCTCGGTGACCGCCGAGGGCTACGCGCCGTTCCACGGCGCGACGCTGGTGGGGGATCCGGCGCAACCCGGCACCGCGGAGATCATCCTGGACGCCGTCGAGCCGCCCCTGCTGCCGGCGCCCGGCCACTGGGAACTCGACCCGACGCACTCGTCGATCGGCTTCACGGCCCGGCACATCGGCTTCGCCCGGATCCACGGCCGGTTCAGCACCTTCGCCGGGGCCGTCCGGATCGCCGAGCGCATGGAGGACTCCTCCATGCGCGTGATCATCGACGCGGCGAGCATCGACACCGGCCTGCGGATGCGCGACGACCACCTGCGCTCCGCGGACTTCCTGGACGCGGCACGCCACCCCACGGTGGAGTTCTACAGCGAGCGCTTCATCCACCGCAGCGGCAGCCGTTGGGCGGTCGCGGGCGCGTTGACCCTGCACGGGGTGAGCCGCTCCGTGACCCTGGACACCCAGTACCTGGGACACGGCACGGGCCTGGAGGGCGAGCCGCGCGCCGCGTGCCGGGCCACCGCCGAACTGCAGCGCGAGGACTTCACCCTGAACTGGCAGTCGATGCTGGCTCACGGGATCGCGGCGATCGGGTCGAGCGTGGAAGTGGACCTGGACATCCAGATCGTGCACAAGGCGTAG
- a CDS encoding UvrD-helicase domain-containing protein: MTGTYLSDAFATHKVEAMVKLFGLDPLDAEQWDFLQSETTQDLQAAPGSGKTTLIGLKLALMADAWTSATCGVCVLSHTNTAKKEIADRVASLAAGRSLLRYPHFIGTIQSFVHTFLALPAVRAKGVEVRSVDDAAFETAAIRLLQHSNYSALRSYVERQRDGSGIVTGATFAYKGGELVVTGATREPPFRAETNSGKQFSSLKWTLARRGVFRYLDMYAIAQQYLAEHPGIVPAVCARFPFVLLDEMQDTSAAQHELLDLIFASSPTVVQRVGDTNQGIYSDADAVSGPASFPLSGAAELPVSRRFGPQIAAVASRLAVRRPQQVHGAGPDGRVAVLLFDEATATDVVPTFERMAAVIVPEDVLLRRPPRVLGARQGRGGSQAYPQSISCYVPGYTPPGRPTAHRALIDAARAAGAQWRSGADSHEVSTELWNALRASFAPLTGEGLPALGRLERSGATPGGRVRILLRELLVYGAAFDEAGWGMITEQLTVQMKLLADRPLKAVGLEFTPAAEAAAAAGGVPRSSAAVPAVRSVPGTIQSAKGETHAATLILECLEKNGKKFDVTEALRIVAEGSDPQRELKSVQAAVQLVFVGATRPTHLLVLAAHRDRGKRYAEVMIDAGWDVRDLAEH, translated from the coding sequence GTGACCGGCACCTACCTGTCCGATGCCTTCGCCACGCACAAAGTGGAGGCCATGGTTAAGCTCTTCGGGCTCGACCCGCTCGACGCCGAGCAGTGGGACTTCCTGCAGAGCGAGACCACACAGGACCTCCAGGCCGCCCCGGGGTCGGGCAAGACCACCTTGATCGGGCTCAAGCTCGCGCTCATGGCCGACGCATGGACCTCCGCGACGTGCGGGGTTTGCGTGCTGTCCCACACCAACACGGCCAAGAAAGAGATCGCCGACCGGGTGGCCTCCCTCGCTGCGGGGCGGAGCCTGCTGCGCTACCCGCACTTCATCGGCACCATCCAGTCCTTCGTGCACACCTTCCTCGCGCTGCCGGCCGTGCGGGCCAAGGGTGTCGAGGTCCGATCCGTCGACGATGCAGCCTTCGAGACCGCAGCAATCAGGCTCCTGCAGCACTCCAACTACTCCGCCTTGCGCAGCTACGTGGAACGCCAGCGCGACGGCAGCGGCATTGTCACCGGGGCGACGTTCGCCTACAAGGGAGGCGAACTCGTGGTCACCGGCGCGACCAGGGAACCCCCCTTCCGCGCTGAGACAAACAGTGGCAAGCAGTTTTCCAGCCTCAAGTGGACTCTGGCCCGTAGAGGCGTCTTTCGCTACCTGGACATGTACGCCATCGCCCAGCAGTACCTCGCCGAGCACCCCGGCATCGTTCCGGCCGTCTGCGCGCGCTTCCCGTTCGTTCTCCTTGATGAGATGCAGGACACCAGTGCTGCCCAGCACGAACTGCTGGACCTCATCTTCGCCTCGTCGCCCACTGTGGTGCAGCGGGTAGGCGACACCAACCAGGGCATCTACAGTGACGCCGACGCCGTGAGCGGACCTGCCTCGTTCCCACTGTCCGGCGCCGCGGAGCTGCCAGTCAGCCGCCGCTTCGGACCGCAGATCGCGGCAGTGGCCAGCCGCCTGGCCGTCCGGCGTCCCCAGCAAGTCCATGGAGCCGGTCCCGACGGCCGGGTGGCGGTATTGCTGTTCGACGAGGCCACAGCGACCGACGTCGTGCCGACCTTCGAACGCATGGCCGCCGTGATCGTCCCCGAGGACGTCCTCCTCAGGCGTCCGCCGCGTGTGCTGGGCGCGCGGCAGGGCCGGGGAGGCTCCCAGGCTTACCCGCAGTCGATCTCCTGCTACGTGCCCGGCTACACCCCGCCCGGCCGCCCGACGGCCCACCGAGCCCTGATCGACGCGGCCCGCGCGGCAGGGGCCCAGTGGAGGTCCGGCGCGGACAGCCACGAAGTGTCCACCGAGTTGTGGAACGCCCTGCGCGCGTCCTTCGCGCCCCTAACCGGCGAGGGGCTACCGGCGCTGGGCCGCCTCGAGAGGTCTGGGGCGACCCCTGGCGGCAGGGTGCGGATCCTGCTGCGCGAACTCCTCGTCTACGGAGCTGCGTTCGACGAGGCGGGCTGGGGCATGATCACCGAGCAGCTGACCGTCCAGATGAAGCTGCTCGCCGACCGGCCGCTAAAGGCCGTCGGCCTGGAGTTCACCCCCGCAGCCGAGGCGGCCGCAGCAGCGGGCGGCGTCCCCAGGAGCTCCGCCGCAGTGCCGGCGGTGCGGTCCGTACCCGGGACCATTCAGAGCGCGAAGGGCGAGACCCATGCTGCGACGCTGATCCTGGAGTGCCTTGAGAAGAACGGCAAGAAGTTCGACGTGACCGAGGCGCTCCGCATTGTCGCGGAGGGGAGCGACCCTCAGCGGGAGCTGAAGAGTGTCCAGGCCGCTGTGCAGCTCGTCTTCGTCGGGGCGACGCGCCCCACCCACCTCCTGGTGCTCGCCGCCCACCGCGACCGCGGCAAGCGATACGCGGAGGTGATGATCGACGCGGGCTGGGACGTCCGTGATCTTGCCGAGCACTGA
- a CDS encoding ATP-dependent endonuclease, whose amino-acid sequence MLLSCVSLDSTSATRARSCGEWRPSFPHWSVGSGKTITAARRSTAVRADEAPGTLVPRNLPDSPRAAAPESIGFRKYRSRAAQPGGLLPGEEGAAAQSAGESVYLAHLRVENFRVFGAAAQSEGETDTSLDLSFTAGTNVLVGENDSGKTAIIDAIRLCLQTAATDYYRVSQDDFHLGKGGRAETFTIVCGFTALSTEEQAVFLELLTHDRGGAAWLCVTFKAQRMDPVRNRVSVTTRTGPDGNGPALDGAARELLRATYLRPLRDAEAELRSGRGSRLSQILAGYPAMKDQGIDDYDPEGDDPPSTLVGILRRAEHDIRCNDAVSDVSQDINSAYLQRFAIGDDVLRAKISVATDATLARALERLELNLFAESDEWTRRGLGYNNALFMAAELLLLGKSELAPLLLIEEPEAHLHPQLQTRIMDLLRDKAQGPQEGGRAPVQVILTTHSPNLASSTSVECLTLVVEGRTFPLRRGITRLTGEDYAFLTRFLDVTKANMFFARGLAMVEGDAEAIFLPALAAALGMPFNEHGVSVVNVGHVGLFRYSRVFQRSGEQIPVPVACIRDRDLVPAGTSAEMRGGLKCWDEMTEPEIAAHIAHLASDDDGPVKTFVSNWWTLEYDLAATSWTMARLIHRAVKLASVAERSWPDAAKTDQVIARADKDVDEWEGQGLTLGQAALKIYRPLKLDRASKSITAQFAAQLLASTSLTERDVPPYLVEAFKHLCGEVAS is encoded by the coding sequence GTGCTTTTGAGCTGTGTTTCCTTGGACTCGACGTCGGCGACCAGGGCGAGATCCTGCGGGGAGTGGCGGCCCTCCTTCCCGCACTGGTCGGTCGGGTCAGGCAAAACCATCACGGCAGCCCGCAGGAGCACGGCCGTCCGGGCGGACGAGGCGCCCGGGACCCTTGTCCCTCGCAATCTGCCGGATTCCCCTCGGGCGGCGGCCCCGGAGAGCATAGGATTCCGGAAATATCGATCACGGGCCGCGCAGCCCGGGGGACTCCTTCCCGGAGAAGAGGGCGCCGCGGCCCAGTCGGCGGGGGAATCTGTGTACTTGGCGCATCTTCGGGTCGAGAACTTCCGGGTCTTCGGAGCTGCGGCCCAGAGCGAGGGCGAGACGGACACGTCGCTGGACCTCTCGTTCACGGCCGGGACGAACGTGCTCGTCGGCGAGAACGACAGCGGGAAGACGGCGATCATCGACGCGATCCGGCTGTGCCTGCAGACTGCGGCGACGGACTACTACCGGGTCTCCCAGGACGACTTTCACCTCGGGAAGGGCGGGCGGGCGGAGACCTTCACCATTGTGTGCGGGTTCACCGCCCTGTCGACCGAGGAGCAGGCGGTCTTCCTGGAACTGCTCACCCACGACCGCGGCGGCGCTGCCTGGCTTTGCGTGACGTTCAAGGCCCAGCGGATGGACCCGGTACGGAACCGGGTCTCGGTCACCACTCGGACCGGACCGGACGGCAACGGCCCCGCCCTGGACGGCGCCGCACGCGAACTCCTGCGCGCCACCTACCTGCGCCCCCTTCGCGACGCGGAGGCGGAATTGCGCTCGGGCCGCGGATCACGGCTGTCCCAGATCCTCGCCGGCTACCCGGCGATGAAGGACCAGGGTATCGATGACTACGACCCCGAAGGCGATGATCCTCCGTCTACTCTGGTGGGGATCCTGCGCCGCGCCGAGCACGACATCCGATGCAACGATGCCGTCTCTGATGTGAGCCAGGACATCAACTCGGCTTACCTGCAGCGGTTTGCCATCGGCGACGACGTCCTGCGCGCCAAGATCAGCGTCGCCACCGACGCGACGCTGGCCCGCGCGTTGGAACGGCTCGAACTGAATCTCTTCGCTGAGTCCGATGAGTGGACGCGCCGCGGGCTCGGCTACAACAATGCCTTGTTCATGGCAGCGGAGCTCCTCCTGCTGGGCAAGAGCGAACTGGCACCCCTGCTGCTGATCGAGGAGCCCGAGGCGCACCTCCACCCTCAGCTCCAGACCCGGATCATGGACCTGCTCCGCGACAAGGCCCAGGGTCCGCAGGAAGGTGGCAGGGCCCCGGTCCAGGTCATCCTCACCACCCACAGCCCCAACCTCGCCTCGTCGACGTCCGTCGAGTGCCTGACCCTCGTCGTCGAGGGCCGCACCTTTCCGTTGCGGCGCGGTATCACGCGCCTGACCGGCGAGGACTACGCGTTCCTGACCCGGTTTCTGGACGTCACCAAGGCCAACATGTTCTTCGCTCGGGGCCTGGCGATGGTCGAGGGCGACGCCGAGGCGATCTTTCTGCCCGCTCTCGCCGCCGCCCTGGGCATGCCCTTCAACGAGCACGGCGTCAGCGTGGTCAACGTTGGCCACGTCGGCCTGTTCCGATACAGCCGCGTCTTCCAGCGCTCCGGTGAGCAGATCCCCGTACCTGTCGCCTGCATCCGCGACCGCGACCTCGTCCCCGCCGGCACCTCGGCGGAGATGCGCGGCGGCCTGAAGTGCTGGGACGAGATGACGGAGCCGGAGATCGCCGCGCACATCGCGCACCTCGCCAGCGACGATGACGGGCCAGTGAAGACCTTCGTGTCGAACTGGTGGACGCTGGAGTACGACCTCGCCGCCACCTCCTGGACCATGGCCAGGCTGATTCACCGCGCGGTCAAGCTCGCATCCGTTGCAGAACGGTCCTGGCCGGACGCCGCCAAGACCGATCAGGTCATCGCGCGGGCCGACAAGGATGTCGACGAGTGGGAAGGCCAGGGCCTCACTTTGGGACAGGCTGCCCTGAAGATCTACAGACCGCTCAAGCTCGACAGAGCCAGCAAGTCGATCACCGCGCAATTCGCCGCGCAGCTCCTCGCCTCCACCTCGCTCACGGAGAGAGACGTCCCACCCTATCTAGTCGAAGCCTTCAAACACCTGTGCGGCGAGGTGGCCTCGTGA
- a CDS encoding IS5 family transposase (programmed frameshift) gives MSTRPWIVDDDLWARIEPLLPPWPTRSPGPRPVADRLCLQGILYVLCNDIAWQLLPPELGFGSGQTCWRRLERWQQAGVFDQLHRILLAELNAAGRLDWSRACVDGPRSREKGGADTGPSPVDRRKTGSKHHLICDGRGTPLKVITTAANVNDVTQTLALVDGIPPVAGRPGRPRRRPDALLGDKGYDSNPNRDEPRKRRILPVISRKGAPNIKGMGKLRYVVEQTFALLHQFKRLAVRWERRTELHDAFVSLACSLICWRRLSKPDS, from the exons GTGAGTACTCGGCCGTGGATCGTGGACGACGACTTGTGGGCACGTATCGAGCCGCTACTGCCGCCCTGGCCGACGAGATCGCCAGGGCCGCGTCCGGTAGCAGACCGGCTGTGCCTGCAAGGCATCTTGTACGTGCTCTGCAACGACATCGCCTGGCAACTCCTGCCCCCTGAGCTGGGGTTCGGCTCGGGGCAGACTTGCTGGCGCAGACTGGAGCGTTGGCAGCAGGCCGGGGTCTTCGACCAGCTGCACCGGATCCTGCTCGCCGAGTTGAACGCGGCCGGCCGGCTCGACTGGTCGAGGGCGTGCGTGGACGGC CCACGTTCGCGCGAAAAAGGGGGAGCCGACACCGGTCCGTCGCCGGTCGACCGGCGGAAGACGGGCAGCAAGCACCATTTGATCTGCGACGGACGCGGCACCCCGCTGAAGGTCATCACGACCGCGGCGAACGTCAACGACGTCACCCAGACCCTCGCCCTGGTCGACGGCATCCCACCCGTGGCAGGCCGGCCAGGCAGGCCCCGCAGACGCCCGGACGCCCTGCTCGGCGACAAGGGCTACGACTCCAACCCCAACCGCGATGAGCCGCGCAAACGCCGGATCCTGCCGGTCATCTCCCGCAAGGGAGCCCCGAACATCAAGGGCATGGGCAAGCTCCGCTACGTCGTCGAGCAGACCTTCGCCCTGCTCCACCAGTTCAAACGACTCGCCGTCCGCTGGGAACGCCGCACCGAACTCCACGACGCCTTCGTCTCCCTCGCCTGCAGCCTCATCTGCTGGCGACGCCTCAGCAAGCCCGATTCATGA
- a CDS encoding IS110 family transposase, which yields MAILAEQVDGVIGVDTHRDTLAAAALSPIGAVLASTDSPANARGYRRLLDFAREHVPGRRCWALEGIGSYGAGLASFLSQAGERVVEVCRPKRAANRGGRKTDMLDAIRAAKDALSTEHLIQPRLRGEREALRVLLATRQGAVLASTAAINQLKALIVSAPDDLRAELRKLKRPAQVTYCAQMRDRPAQDLEHRMTARALRSTAQRVQSLQAEAKDLEKEILTLIREIAPELLGLLGVGPITAAQILVSWSHQGRFRSEAAFASFAGVSPIPASSGLTNRHRLNRSGDRQLNRAMHTITLIRMRLDPATKAYVARRITEGKTPRDAQRCLKRVICRSIFKTLERAARPKIGSSEELTQAA from the coding sequence GTGGCCATCCTCGCAGAACAGGTCGACGGCGTCATCGGCGTCGATACCCACCGGGACACCCTCGCCGCAGCCGCTCTCAGCCCCATCGGGGCAGTCCTGGCCAGCACCGACTCCCCGGCCAACGCCCGCGGTTACCGTCGTCTGCTGGACTTCGCCCGCGAGCACGTCCCGGGACGCCGCTGCTGGGCTCTGGAAGGCATCGGCAGCTACGGCGCCGGACTCGCGTCCTTCCTCAGCCAGGCCGGCGAGCGCGTCGTCGAGGTATGCCGGCCCAAGCGGGCCGCCAACCGGGGCGGACGAAAGACCGACATGCTCGACGCCATCCGCGCCGCAAAGGACGCCCTGTCCACCGAGCATCTGATCCAGCCCAGACTCCGTGGCGAGCGCGAGGCACTACGTGTCCTTCTCGCCACCCGCCAGGGGGCGGTCCTCGCTTCCACGGCCGCGATCAACCAGCTCAAGGCCCTGATCGTGTCCGCGCCCGACGACCTCCGCGCCGAGCTGCGGAAACTCAAGCGCCCGGCACAGGTCACCTACTGTGCCCAGATGCGGGACCGGCCCGCCCAGGACCTTGAGCACCGGATGACAGCACGCGCGCTTCGTTCCACCGCCCAGCGCGTCCAGTCCCTGCAGGCCGAGGCCAAAGACCTCGAGAAAGAGATCCTCACCCTGATCCGGGAGATCGCCCCAGAACTCCTTGGTCTGCTCGGCGTCGGACCGATCACCGCAGCTCAGATACTGGTCAGCTGGTCCCATCAGGGCCGGTTCCGCTCGGAAGCCGCTTTCGCATCCTTCGCCGGCGTCTCGCCAATCCCCGCCTCCTCTGGGCTCACCAACCGGCACCGGCTCAACCGGAGTGGAGACCGGCAGCTCAACCGCGCCATGCACACGATCACCTTGATCCGGATGCGGCTTGACCCCGCCACGAAGGCGTACGTCGCCCGCAGAATCACCGAGGGGAAGACCCCTCGCGACGCGCAGAGATGCCTCAAGCGAGTCATCTGCCGCTCGATCTTCAAAACCCTCGAACGCGCTGCACGTCCCAAGATCGGGAGCAGCGAGGAACTTACTCAAGCCGCTTGA